Within bacterium, the genomic segment AGGCCAACTTCCCTTGCCGAGGCAGTCCACCCGCATCAAGATCAAGAATAACCTTTTTGAGAACGTGAGCGCGCGACTTTTCCAAGTCTATAACGGCGCTACTCATATCCAGTTCGAGAACAATACCGGTTACTCCAAATACAGCATCCTCTTCGGTAATCCCGGCCCCAATGCGAATCTCGTATTCAGAAATAACATAGTCGAGCGCAGTACTTACGGCATCGGCACCGGCGCCGACGAAGGTAAAATTTATCTGGATAAATGGTTCAGTCCTTATGTCTTCGAAAACAACGTGGTGTTAAACGTCTCTCAAGGCACAAGCCAACAAGTAAGCGATGAGACTCTGTTGAAGAGATATCCGGCGGGCACCGAGGTCGTAACGGGCAGAAACCTGACCGGTATAGACAAAGGCATTGGCGCCGATATGGATGCGATTAATGAGGCGACCAGATGGGTGGCGACCGGCGCCGGCACCATTGCAAATTCCGCGCCGGTGCAAACAATTGTTACTCCACCAACTCCGGTCGTCTCAAATCCAATTCCGGCTCCTGTTACTGTCACACTTCCTGAACAGGCTGCCCCGCAAGCATCTTCTGGGTCATCTAATTCATCAGGACGAGGAGGAGGTGGAGGTGGTTCTAGCTCTTCTATATCAAATAGATCAAACGCACCAGCGGCAAACTCCGCAATCATTATGGCCATCCAAGTCCAACTGATCACTCTCATTCAGCAATTGATAGTGATGTTAAATCAGCAAATCCAGGCCATGCATGCAGGCAACAATTATTGAAGAAGAAATAGAAATCATAATTCTGAGAGGATAGAGGCGGCACTCCATGCCTGTTTCAGGCAAGCCTTCTGACCGGCAGAAGATAAATATTCGGAGAACTGGCCTTCTTTGAATACGAATAGTTCAATCGGTGTTTTGAAATGTCCCCATGATTGGGTCAAAGCTTTTCTCACCATCTCGGCCTCATTAAAGTAGCCGAAATTATTCAAACCTTCCGCAATAATGGCGCTATCGTGTGGCCAGATCGAGCCATTGTGGTAACTCATCGGATCGTAGTGGCTGGAGAGCTTTGAGAGTGTTCTCACCCCAGCATTAGGCTCGAAGAGGTCAGGAGAAAGCAGTAATCCGACAAGCTTCGGAATATAAACGCTATCAAGAATAGAATCTTTATTTAAAGATGCCCATAAAATGTGCCCGATACTCGAGCGCAGAGATTTCATAGGAAAGCCTTTTCCGTCGAGGGCGAAAGCGATAATGAACTCTCCCTCATTGATCACAAAGTACTTATTGAATCTCTCTTTCAATTTGTCTGCCTCATGATCGAGCCCCCACAGCCTCAGAGCACAATAAGCATAAGCTTGCACTTCCGCAGGAGCAATTGGATATGGAGTAAGAGTCCCATCTTCGTGGAAAATAGATTCGTATGAGTCCATCCAACTTTGGGTGACTAAACCACCGAACTTCCTGTCAG encodes:
- a CDS encoding amylo-alpha-1,6-glucosidase, translated to MTKEELWTLGLDTIRELETERGILASGEEEIYGCIFGRDSLITSLKLLKTYEKTGDTYFLSLVKKILINLAKLQGQVSNIESGEELGKIIHEYRENNHEHLTGRADKPWYLYSDDTMRNYDSVDSTSLFLIAVSKYVNISADKEFASEIEPYVELSLEWLCSCLEADERGFVSYQFHPDRKFGGLVTQSWMDSYESIFHEDGTLTPYPIAPAEVQAYAYCALRLWGLDHEADKLKERFNKYFVINEGEFIIAFALDGKGFPMKSLRSSIGHILWASLNKDSILDSVYIPKLVGLLLSPDLFEPNAGVRTLSKLSSHYDPMSYHNGSIWPHDSAIIAEGLNNFGYFNEAEMVRKALTQSWGHFKTPIELFVFKEGQFSEYLSSAGQKACLKQAWSAASILSEL